In the Aristaeella hokkaidonensis genome, CGGTTTGTGCATCTGGAATTCTTCCGCCTGACAAAAGCCCGTAAGGGATTGGGCAGGGTCGGGGACTTCGCAGCACTGGAGGTTAATATGCGGCCGGCCGGCGGATACACACCGGACATGATGGACTTTGCCCATTCCACGGACGTATATCAGATCTATGCGGATATGGTAGCCTATGATGAGCGGAGAATTCCGGAATCCGGAAAGCATTTCTACTGTGTATATGCCAGCCGCAAGGACGGACACACTTATGCCCGCACCCATGAGGAAATTATGGAAAAATACGGCGCCCGGATGATGATGCAGGAGGAAATGCCCCCGATGAACTGGCCCCAGATGGGACGGTATATGTATACTGCCCGGCTGGAAACCTTTGAGGAAGCGCAGGAGTTTATCCAATTTGTGCAGGGAGCCTGAATCACAGACAGCAGATGAACCGGCATGGCCTGGAAACGGCCATGCCGGTTTTTTTATAAATCCGGATGAATGACCATAACGTGGTTATAGATCGAATCTATAACTGCCTATTGATCTCCGGTATTGGACAAAAACCTATTCATACAGTAGATTAATGCCAACGCAAACGAAAGGAGGTTCCGGCCATGCGATGTCGATGTAATCTGAATGCCGTGCTGCTGAGCCGGAATCGAATGTGATAATCAATTCAGAATTAAGAATTCAGAATGATTGGTTACAAAAAGGTGTATGTTTCCACAACAGGGTTCATGATCATAAAAGAAATTAAAGGAGAAAAAAACAATGTCTGATATTAAGAATTCCGCCAACTGGTCTTTCGAAACAAAGCAGCTTCACATCGGTCAGGAACAGGCTGATCCGGCAACCGACGCCCGTGCGGTTCCGATCTATGCCACTGCCGCCTATGTTTTCCATAATGCCCAGCACGCGGCCGATCGCTTCGGCCTGCGGGACGCCGGCAATATCTACGGCCGGCTGACAAACCCCACCCAGAGTGTGTTTGAGGAGCGCATCGCCGCCCTGGAGAACGGCTCCGCCGCCCTGGCGGTTGCTTCCGGCGCCGCGGCCATTACCTATACCCTCCAGGCACTGGCCAAGGCCGGGGAGCACATTGTGGCCTCCAAGACCATCTATGGCGGAACCTTCAACCTGCTGGAGCACACCCTGCCCCTGACTTCCGGCATTACCACCACGTTTGTGGATCCGGATGAGGAAGGCGCCTTTGAAGCGGCGATTCAGCCGAACACCAAGGCGCTCTACGTGGAGACCCTGGGCAACCCCAACAGCAATATCGCCGATATTGAAAAGCTGGCGAAGATTGCCCATGCCCATGGACTTCCGCTGGTGGTGGACTCCACCTTCGCAACACCCTACCTGGTCCGTCCGCTGGACTGGGGCGCGGATATCGTGGTGCACAGCGCGACGAAGTTCATCGGCGGTCACGGCACAGCCATCGGCGGTGTGATCGTTGAAGGCGGCAAGTTCAACTGGAAGGAAAGCGGCAAGTATCCGTGGATCAGCGACGCCAATCCGAGCTATCACGGCGTCAGCTTCTATGACGTGGTCGGCCCCGCTGCCTTCGTGACCTACATCCGTGCCATCCTGCTCCGGGATACCGGCTCCACGCTGTCTCCCTTCCATGCCTTCCTGTTCCTGCAGGGCCTGGAGACCCTGTCCCTGCGCGTGGAACGTCATGTGGAGAATACCCTGAAGATTGTTGATTACCTCAGCAAGCATCCGCAGGTGGAAGCGGTTCATCATCCGTCCCTGGAAAGCGAACCCAGCCACGCACTGTATAAGAAGTACTTCCCGAACGGCGGCGGCAGCATTTTCACCTTCGAACTGAAGGGCGACAGCGAAACCGCGAAGAAGTTTATCGACAATCTGGCGATCTTCTCCCTGCTGGCCAATGTGGCTGATGTGAAGAGCCTGGTTATCCATCCCTTCACCACCACCCACAGCCAGCTGACAGAAGAGGAACTGCTGGATCAGGGCATCAAGCCGAATACGATCCGTCTGTCCATCGGTACAGAGAATGTGAAGGATCTGATTGCAGCCCTGGATGCCGCGTTTGAAGCAGTCAAATAACCAAATGAATAATGACTGAGGGGTGCGGAAAATACCCGCATCCCTTCGTCGTTTATGTGTAAGGAGACAGAGCATATGGCGAAAACGTTCCAGACTAACAAAAAAGCAATCCGGCTCA is a window encoding:
- a CDS encoding O-acetylhomoserine aminocarboxypropyltransferase/cysteine synthase family protein, which encodes MSDIKNSANWSFETKQLHIGQEQADPATDARAVPIYATAAYVFHNAQHAADRFGLRDAGNIYGRLTNPTQSVFEERIAALENGSAALAVASGAAAITYTLQALAKAGEHIVASKTIYGGTFNLLEHTLPLTSGITTTFVDPDEEGAFEAAIQPNTKALYVETLGNPNSNIADIEKLAKIAHAHGLPLVVDSTFATPYLVRPLDWGADIVVHSATKFIGGHGTAIGGVIVEGGKFNWKESGKYPWISDANPSYHGVSFYDVVGPAAFVTYIRAILLRDTGSTLSPFHAFLFLQGLETLSLRVERHVENTLKIVDYLSKHPQVEAVHHPSLESEPSHALYKKYFPNGGGSIFTFELKGDSETAKKFIDNLAIFSLLANVADVKSLVIHPFTTTHSQLTEEELLDQGIKPNTIRLSIGTENVKDLIAALDAAFEAVK